In one Streptomyces sp. NBC_00708 genomic region, the following are encoded:
- a CDS encoding oxidoreductase, translating to MIAQGKRLLGSLAMAFAAAASLTVAVPAGSAYAIDHVECVGGADFLKIYSHLDGQNSVDCYANAGRTDFGGWWADRIVTGNNDLIYYDVNGDSVRINRWTDITFPNNPPRIKSIQIL from the coding sequence GTGATCGCACAGGGCAAGCGGCTCCTCGGCTCCCTGGCCATGGCGTTCGCCGCCGCGGCCTCGCTCACCGTGGCCGTACCCGCCGGGTCCGCCTACGCCATCGACCACGTGGAGTGCGTCGGCGGCGCGGACTTCCTGAAGATCTACTCCCACCTGGACGGCCAAAACAGCGTCGACTGCTACGCCAACGCGGGCAGGACCGACTTCGGCGGCTGGTGGGCCGACCGGATCGTCACGGGCAACAACGACCTGATCTACTACGACGTCAACGGCGACTCGGTGCGGATCAACCGCTGGACGGACATCACGTTCCCGAACAACCCGCCCCGGATCAAGAGCATCCAGATCCTCTGA
- a CDS encoding AMP-binding protein, protein MSISGLIAQQVVARPDTIAVHAPGHPGDDVSLTYRELSGAADRLARLLAARGIGRGDRVATSLRPGPRLVTALLAVLRTGAAYVALDPADPLAHRRFVVGDSGARTVLAEPADALDYAGLGAAVIGPQAAGPDDEPPHAAPLSPSVSGDDPAYICYTARTGEGSPAGAVVSHRALAELVRSGAAFRPGRDDVVAHAASPASGASAFETWATLAAGARLTVLSFDTFAGPERLRRALVDHGVTVALLPAARFHRIVRDRPDAFGSLRALLVGGGTCDPHQVRRVLRAGPPRRLLQVYGAAETGAFALCHDITGEAADPDGPIPYGRPVGGTAAVVVGAHGLPADPGTVGELLLGGPALADGYLGRPELTARRFVEDRFTGVGGRLWRTGDRVLLRTDGALEFAGRADDHVTVHGLRAGLHAIESALTAHPGVAEAVVTVHTDADGERRLVGHVVPGGEAGDSEADGLAAAGRPHTGGSVHAAGTAHAGAGVAVGAALAPSPAVPLETALRAHLHQHLPDGLVPSSLVLHRELPLDSEGHVDRAALPAPGPVADAVAGTPPGTPVQEIVRDLFAEVLGLPRRLIDADCDFFRVGGHSLAAVRLLDRVRETLGTGPVGPGALHAAPTPAALAALLGEGPAAAIGPGASGSAGTDSVVLAFRLRGPLDVRVLDESLAVLGRRHTVLRNSRIGTAGTRLRSVAPDDHLLELSLPADGVDLWSQLPLAADLARVHRELAAGGSPSPVRDLVRYAPRSPYGDTAPTPLPGAGPQVFGTAPGRLEADLDEALHARLTRFAAARGATVFMVVHAALTAVLGQLGADGEITVAAPVPARDHPSLRGAVGAYGRVLALSVDASDDPAFDELVRRARERDLAAYRSADAPLAQAGGVALTVLQEATEAQFAAGALTVQPERAGLPLPATDVGFTLTERQSRAGAPAGIALTTTYRRETVGETVAATLTGRLTALLAAALDRPDAALSTLLPAGRPVVRGGVWEGGHRHTLPVTTVADLFAERVRRAPAAVALSGAIGVAAASGTGDGAPVSVMDYAELDSRSDLLAHALVTHGAGPGTTVVTALSSPTGFAVAALAVAKTGAACVPVDPSRKLPRSVRPAVMLLDETADLLLGQVPGAVRLVRDESADLLPADGRWPLRDSDRTRPLCADDPVLWALGAPGATVVGAGPVVAATLAEPVDAAWLVRGYPDADATIGLLGALVRGVRVHVPDVSLRHAVPQELLRWLREREARTLLGGSDEVLVALVALAREEGMSLLTSGGWAEGHLVVEHRGTGAARPAPGYRAYVLDAGLRPVAPGAVGALYVAGAGVALGYADAPAATGERFLPDPFGGPDTTARMWRTGRAARLDEHGNLTVLEGPAPDDPFADTPSTFVVVDDGAGRRALWPASATVPAGWSEIHAESRYELCLDHLDELP, encoded by the coding sequence ATGTCCATCTCCGGTCTCATCGCGCAGCAGGTCGTCGCACGCCCCGACACCATCGCCGTCCACGCTCCCGGACACCCCGGCGACGACGTCTCCCTGACCTACCGTGAGCTCAGCGGCGCCGCCGACCGGCTGGCGCGGCTCCTCGCGGCCCGGGGCATCGGCCGGGGCGACCGGGTGGCGACAAGTCTGCGTCCCGGACCCCGGCTCGTGACGGCCCTGCTGGCCGTCCTGCGGACCGGGGCCGCGTACGTGGCACTCGACCCGGCCGATCCGCTCGCACACCGCCGGTTCGTCGTGGGCGACAGCGGGGCCCGTACCGTCCTGGCGGAGCCGGCGGACGCCCTCGACTACGCGGGCCTGGGGGCGGCCGTCATCGGCCCGCAGGCGGCGGGACCGGACGATGAACCGCCCCACGCGGCCCCCCTTTCCCCTTCCGTGTCCGGTGACGACCCCGCGTACATCTGCTACACCGCGCGCACCGGCGAGGGCTCCCCCGCCGGTGCCGTCGTGTCGCACCGGGCGCTGGCCGAACTGGTGCGGTCCGGGGCCGCCTTCCGACCCGGCCGGGACGATGTCGTCGCCCACGCCGCAAGTCCCGCGTCCGGCGCGAGCGCGTTCGAGACGTGGGCGACGCTGGCCGCCGGCGCCCGCCTGACCGTCCTGTCCTTCGACACCTTCGCCGGCCCGGAGCGGCTGCGGCGCGCCCTCGTCGACCACGGGGTGACCGTCGCCCTGCTGCCGGCCGCCCGGTTCCACCGGATCGTCCGCGACCGCCCCGACGCGTTCGGCTCGCTGCGCGCGCTGCTCGTCGGCGGCGGGACCTGCGACCCGCACCAGGTGCGGCGGGTCCTGCGGGCCGGGCCGCCCCGGCGGCTGCTCCAGGTGTACGGGGCGGCGGAGACGGGCGCGTTCGCCCTCTGCCACGACATCACCGGCGAGGCGGCGGACCCGGACGGCCCGATCCCCTACGGCCGGCCCGTCGGGGGCACCGCCGCCGTGGTCGTCGGCGCCCACGGCCTGCCCGCCGACCCGGGCACCGTCGGGGAACTGCTGCTGGGCGGGCCCGCGCTCGCGGACGGCTACCTCGGCCGGCCGGAGCTGACCGCCCGGCGCTTCGTCGAGGACCGGTTCACCGGAGTCGGCGGGCGGCTGTGGCGGACCGGCGACCGGGTGCTGCTGCGGACGGACGGCGCGCTGGAGTTCGCGGGCCGGGCGGACGATCACGTCACCGTGCACGGTCTGCGCGCCGGACTCCACGCCATCGAGTCCGCGCTCACCGCGCACCCCGGCGTCGCCGAGGCGGTGGTGACCGTGCACACGGACGCGGACGGCGAACGGCGGCTGGTGGGACACGTGGTGCCGGGCGGCGAGGCCGGCGACTCCGAGGCGGACGGCCTCGCGGCGGCAGGCCGTCCGCACACGGGCGGCAGCGTGCACGCGGCCGGCACCGCGCACGCGGGCGCCGGCGTCGCCGTCGGTGCGGCCCTCGCCCCTTCCCCCGCCGTCCCCCTCGAAACCGCTCTCCGCGCCCATCTCCATCAGCACCTGCCCGACGGGCTCGTGCCCTCTTCCCTCGTCCTCCACCGCGAACTCCCCCTGGATTCCGAGGGCCACGTCGACCGTGCCGCGCTGCCCGCGCCGGGACCGGTGGCGGACGCGGTGGCCGGAACGCCGCCCGGGACGCCCGTCCAGGAGATCGTGCGGGACCTGTTCGCGGAGGTGCTCGGGCTGCCGCGCCGGCTGATCGACGCCGACTGCGACTTCTTCCGCGTCGGCGGCCACTCACTGGCGGCGGTCCGGCTGCTGGACCGGGTGCGCGAGACGCTGGGCACCGGGCCGGTCGGTCCCGGCGCGCTGCACGCCGCCCCGACCCCGGCGGCGCTGGCCGCGCTGCTGGGCGAAGGGCCGGCCGCCGCGATCGGGCCGGGCGCCTCCGGTTCGGCCGGTACGGACAGCGTCGTGCTGGCGTTCCGGCTGCGCGGGCCGCTGGACGTACGGGTGCTGGACGAGTCGCTCGCCGTACTGGGGAGGCGGCACACGGTGCTGCGCAACTCCCGTATCGGGACCGCCGGGACGCGGCTGCGGTCCGTGGCGCCGGACGACCACCTGCTCGAACTCTCGCTGCCCGCCGACGGTGTGGACCTGTGGTCGCAGCTGCCGCTCGCCGCCGATCTGGCCCGGGTCCACCGGGAGCTGGCCGCCGGGGGCAGCCCGTCGCCGGTCCGGGACCTCGTGCGGTACGCGCCGCGTTCTCCGTACGGCGACACGGCACCGACCCCGCTGCCGGGCGCCGGTCCCCAGGTCTTCGGCACCGCCCCCGGCCGGCTGGAGGCCGACCTGGACGAGGCCCTGCACGCCCGGCTCACCCGGTTCGCGGCGGCGCGCGGGGCCACGGTCTTCATGGTGGTGCACGCCGCGCTCACCGCCGTCCTCGGTCAGCTGGGCGCGGACGGCGAGATCACCGTCGCGGCGCCCGTCCCGGCCCGGGACCACCCCAGCCTCCGGGGTGCCGTCGGGGCGTACGGGCGGGTGCTCGCGCTGTCCGTGGACGCCTCGGACGACCCCGCGTTCGACGAGCTGGTGCGCCGGGCACGGGAACGGGACCTGGCGGCGTACCGCAGCGCCGACGCGCCCCTCGCCCAGGCCGGGGGCGTCGCGCTCACGGTCCTCCAGGAGGCGACGGAGGCCCAGTTCGCGGCGGGCGCCCTCACCGTGCAGCCGGAGCGGGCCGGGCTGCCGCTGCCCGCCACGGATGTGGGCTTCACGCTGACTGAGCGCCAGAGCCGGGCGGGTGCGCCGGCGGGCATCGCCCTGACGACCACGTACCGGCGCGAGACGGTCGGCGAGACCGTGGCCGCCACGCTGACCGGCCGGCTGACCGCCCTGCTCGCGGCGGCCCTGGACCGCCCGGACGCCGCCCTGAGCACGCTGCTGCCGGCCGGGCGGCCCGTGGTCCGGGGCGGGGTGTGGGAGGGCGGGCACCGGCACACGCTGCCCGTCACGACGGTCGCCGACCTCTTCGCGGAGCGGGTGCGGCGGGCTCCGGCGGCGGTGGCCCTGTCGGGCGCGATCGGTGTGGCCGCCGCCTCCGGTACGGGCGACGGAGCGCCGGTCTCCGTCATGGACTACGCGGAGCTGGACTCCCGGTCCGACCTGCTGGCGCACGCGCTCGTCACGCACGGCGCGGGCCCCGGCACCACGGTCGTGACCGCCCTGTCGTCACCGACCGGGTTCGCGGTGGCCGCGCTGGCCGTCGCGAAGACCGGCGCGGCGTGCGTACCCGTCGACCCGTCGCGGAAACTCCCCCGTTCGGTGCGGCCGGCGGTGATGCTGCTCGACGAGACGGCCGATCTGCTGCTGGGTCAGGTGCCGGGGGCGGTGCGCCTGGTGCGCGACGAATCGGCCGATCTGCTGCCCGCCGACGGGAGGTGGCCGCTGCGGGACTCCGACCGTACGCGCCCGCTGTGCGCGGACGACCCGGTGCTGTGGGCGCTCGGCGCGCCCGGCGCCACGGTCGTCGGCGCCGGCCCCGTCGTCGCGGCGACGCTGGCCGAGCCGGTCGACGCCGCGTGGCTGGTACGCGGCTACCCGGACGCCGACGCCACGATCGGCCTGCTGGGCGCGCTGGTGCGCGGTGTCCGGGTGCACGTACCGGACGTCTCGCTGCGGCACGCCGTACCGCAGGAGCTGCTGCGCTGGCTGCGCGAGCGCGAGGCCCGGACGCTGCTCGGCGGCAGCGACGAGGTGCTGGTCGCCCTGGTCGCGCTCGCCCGCGAGGAGGGCATGTCCCTGCTCACCAGCGGCGGCTGGGCCGAGGGCCACCTCGTCGTCGAGCACCGGGGTACGGGGGCGGCCCGGCCCGCCCCCGGCTACCGGGCGTATGTCCTGGACGCCGGGCTGCGGCCCGTCGCCCCGGGCGCGGTCGGCGCGCTGTACGTGGCGGGGGCGGGCGTCGCCCTCGGGTACGCCGACGCCCCGGCCGCCACGGGCGAGCGCTTCCTGCCGGACCCCTTCGGCGGTCCGGACACCACCGCCCGCATGTGGCGCACGGGCCGGGCCGCCCGGCTGGACGAGCACGGCAACCTCACGGTTCTCGAAGGCCCGGCGCCGGACGACCCGTTCGCGGACACCCCGTCGACCTTCGTGGTCGTCGACGACGGCGCGGGCCGCCGCGCCCTGTGGCCCGCCTCGGCGACGGTCCCGGCCGGCTGGTCGGAGATCCACGCGGAGAGCCGGTACGAACTGTGCCTGGACCACTTGGACGAGCTGCCGTAG
- a CDS encoding FAD-dependent oxidoreductase yields MSAQQRTRTAATHRVVILGAGYAGMAAAVQLAARTRKHRDTVRVTVVNAQERFTERMRLHMTATGRTPDAMSVPEMLEGTGAHFVRGWVTAVDAGARTVRIDDDRVLPYDTLVYALGGHADTSAVPGADDHAYTLSGVQDAELLAGRLETLGNGSGGGTVVVVGSGLTGIESAAEIAERYPRLDVVLLGGKEPGATMNDRAAAHVRAALDRLGVQVRSGVEVVKVLAGSVELADGASIAADAVLWTGGTRVAPLAAAAGLEVDEHGRVVTDRALRSVSHPEVYAIGDAAAIEQGYGVMHGTCQGGMPTGVHAALSIGRALRGKEPKPFRFGYYHTPVSLGRGDAVVQFTRPDDSPRRICLVGPMAVRYKETVTASPWPTYGRMKKMPASGAFWPRGGRFTR; encoded by the coding sequence ATGAGCGCGCAGCAGAGGACCCGTACGGCGGCCACGCACCGAGTGGTGATCCTGGGAGCCGGGTACGCGGGCATGGCCGCCGCCGTCCAGCTGGCGGCCCGGACCAGGAAGCACCGCGACACGGTGCGGGTGACCGTGGTGAACGCCCAGGAGCGGTTCACCGAGCGGATGCGGCTGCATATGACGGCCACCGGCCGCACGCCCGACGCGATGAGCGTCCCGGAGATGCTGGAGGGCACGGGCGCGCACTTCGTGCGGGGCTGGGTGACGGCGGTGGACGCCGGGGCCAGGACCGTGCGGATCGACGACGACCGCGTCCTTCCCTACGACACGCTGGTCTACGCGCTGGGCGGGCACGCCGACACATCGGCGGTGCCGGGGGCCGACGACCACGCCTACACCCTGAGCGGCGTCCAGGACGCGGAACTGCTCGCCGGGCGGCTGGAAACCCTCGGCAACGGGAGCGGTGGCGGCACGGTGGTCGTCGTCGGCAGCGGACTCACCGGGATCGAGTCGGCCGCGGAGATCGCCGAGCGGTACCCCCGCCTCGACGTGGTGCTGCTGGGCGGCAAGGAGCCCGGCGCGACCATGAACGACAGGGCCGCGGCCCATGTGCGCGCCGCCCTCGACCGCCTCGGCGTCCAGGTGCGCAGCGGCGTCGAGGTGGTGAAGGTTCTCGCCGGTTCGGTGGAGCTGGCGGACGGGGCGAGCATCGCGGCCGACGCGGTCCTGTGGACGGGCGGCACCCGGGTCGCACCGCTGGCCGCCGCGGCCGGACTCGAGGTGGACGAGCACGGACGCGTCGTCACCGACCGGGCGCTGCGCTCCGTTTCGCACCCCGAGGTGTACGCGATCGGGGACGCGGCCGCGATCGAGCAGGGGTACGGGGTCATGCACGGCACCTGCCAGGGCGGCATGCCGACCGGGGTACACGCCGCGCTGTCGATCGGCCGGGCTCTCCGGGGCAAGGAGCCAAAGCCGTTCCGGTTCGGCTACTACCACACGCCGGTGAGCCTGGGCCGGGGCGACGCGGTCGTGCAGTTCACCCGGCCCGACGACAGCCCCCGCCGAATCTGCCTGGTGGGGCCGATGGCCGTCCGGTACAAGGAGACCGTGACGGCTTCGCCCTGGCCGACGTACGGCCGGATGAAGAAGATGCCCGCCTCGGGCGCGTTCTGGCCCCGGGGCGGCCGCTTCACCCGTTAG
- a CDS encoding aminotransferase class V-fold PLP-dependent enzyme yields the protein MNVQTPQVERTVRLDAATAGHTPAAVRAVVTELLRREDEYGTHELEEYVEDIVHTEVPARLGALLSVPATGTTTLVTGGADAFRETLDRLPVGPADRIWTTPYEDVARLTALFALRDRTRCRLDVVPLDAHGDLDLEWMAAHIDEDVALVSVAHVPAGCGIVNPVEEIGRLLAPHRALYAVDVSYAVGQLPVNAARIGADLLTGDAWRFLGGPVDVGFACTTPRLRSALTDPGPARYGQEPPRTPHSASVAGLNTALLLHEKEASAAPRQDLYPQLRDAVGRVPGTELIAPGRVQSAVLAFRHDELTAAQLRRELRARGIVLRKTVAQEMPLHLPGRGITTALHASMGHDITAQDIARLAQALDAIVSAHRPTEVVLPRAVGGSLAPVTAAQSRPLRGTRGHLTLLR from the coding sequence ATGAATGTGCAGACGCCCCAGGTCGAACGAACGGTCCGTCTCGACGCGGCCACCGCAGGCCACACACCGGCCGCGGTGCGCGCCGTCGTCACGGAGTTGCTGCGCAGGGAGGACGAGTACGGGACGCACGAACTGGAGGAGTACGTCGAGGACATCGTGCACACCGAGGTCCCCGCACGCCTCGGCGCCCTGCTCTCCGTGCCCGCCACCGGCACCACGACCCTCGTGACGGGCGGGGCCGACGCCTTCCGGGAGACGCTCGACCGGCTGCCCGTCGGCCCGGCCGACCGGATCTGGACGACGCCGTACGAGGACGTCGCCCGCCTCACCGCGCTGTTCGCGCTGCGCGACCGCACCCGCTGCCGCCTCGACGTCGTCCCGCTGGACGCGCACGGCGACCTGGACCTGGAGTGGATGGCGGCGCACATCGACGAGGACGTGGCCCTGGTCAGCGTGGCCCACGTCCCGGCCGGCTGCGGCATCGTCAACCCGGTCGAGGAGATCGGCCGCCTCCTCGCCCCGCACCGCGCCCTGTACGCGGTCGACGTCTCGTACGCCGTGGGCCAGCTGCCCGTGAACGCGGCGCGCATCGGCGCCGACCTGCTCACCGGGGACGCCTGGCGCTTCCTCGGCGGGCCCGTCGACGTCGGCTTCGCCTGCACCACTCCCCGCCTGCGGTCCGCGCTCACCGATCCTGGCCCGGCGCGCTACGGCCAGGAGCCGCCCCGGACGCCGCACAGCGCGTCCGTCGCCGGCCTGAACACCGCGCTCCTCCTGCACGAGAAGGAGGCTTCGGCCGCGCCGCGCCAGGACCTCTACCCGCAGCTGCGCGACGCCGTCGGCCGGGTCCCCGGCACCGAGCTGATCGCCCCGGGCCGCGTCCAGTCCGCCGTCCTCGCCTTCCGCCACGACGAGCTGACGGCAGCTCAGCTCCGCCGCGAGCTGCGCGCGCGGGGGATCGTCCTGCGCAAGACGGTCGCCCAGGAGATGCCGCTCCACCTGCCCGGACGGGGCATCACCACCGCCCTGCACGCCTCCATGGGCCACGACATCACGGCTCAGGACATCGCCCGTCTCGCGCAGGCCCTGGATGCGATCGTGAGCGCCCACCGCCCCACCGAGGTGGTCCTCCCGCGCGCCGTGGGCGGCTCCCTCGCCCCCGTGACCGCTGCCCAGAGCCGTCCCCTGCGCGGCACCCGGGGCCACCTGACGCTGCTGCGCTGA
- a CDS encoding acyl carrier protein, giving the protein MAQTPWNARFEAILRQGLPGLGKERTPDADVPMESYGLDSMALIGIVSSLEAAYGVSLAGQVVVPVHTLTAGQLWGIVSAALQPSWDAGLYPSSDTVTRGRTPWAVA; this is encoded by the coding sequence ATGGCACAGACACCGTGGAACGCGAGGTTCGAGGCGATTCTCCGGCAGGGCCTTCCCGGCCTGGGCAAGGAGAGGACGCCCGACGCCGACGTTCCGATGGAGAGCTACGGGCTCGACTCCATGGCCCTCATCGGCATCGTCAGCTCCCTCGAAGCGGCGTACGGGGTCAGCCTCGCCGGCCAGGTCGTCGTTCCCGTGCACACCCTCACCGCCGGGCAGCTCTGGGGCATCGTCTCCGCCGCCCTCCAGCCTTCCTGGGACGCCGGCCTCTACCCGTCGTCGGACACCGTCACCCGTGGGCGTACCCCCTGGGCCGTCGCCTGA
- a CDS encoding SRPBCC domain-containing protein, which yields MPTGLTRDAGWQIGVSRTLPHPPSVVWDFISGPEGLALWLGSDTALTPERGAPYRTAAGVTGEVRGYRPTDRIRVTHGTTTLQVAMTPAADGARTMLRFHQEHLASAEERENRRTHWQHVMDEVEAALDRA from the coding sequence ATGCCCACCGGACTCACCAGGGACGCGGGCTGGCAGATCGGCGTGTCCCGCACACTGCCCCACCCGCCGTCCGTCGTCTGGGACTTCATCAGCGGCCCCGAAGGCCTCGCCCTCTGGCTCGGCTCGGACACGGCCCTGACCCCCGAACGCGGCGCGCCCTACCGGACGGCGGCCGGCGTGACCGGCGAAGTACGCGGCTACCGCCCGACGGACCGCATCCGCGTCACCCACGGCACCACCACCCTTCAGGTGGCCATGACCCCGGCCGCCGACGGCGCCCGTACGATGCTCCGCTTCCACCAGGAACACCTGGCGAGCGCGGAGGAACGCGAGAACCGGCGCACCCACTGGCAGCACGTGATGGACGAGGTGGAGGCGGCGCTGGACCGCGCCTGA
- a CDS encoding RNA polymerase sigma-70 factor, with protein MSNPHDDAGRPAHPGQQVFLEYRRLLFSVAYRLLGTAADAEDAVQDAWLKWSAADRSKVADPKAYLTRIVSNLALERLRSARYKRETYVGPWLPEPILTGTGAPEAVVQDTESAALGAESVSMAMLVVLETLSPLERAVFVLKEVFAFSHAEIAEAVERSEPAVRQAAHRAREHVRARRPRFEAGRSAQRAATERFFAAATGGDVNALLELLSPDVTLWTDGGGKVRQALRPVTGAATVAAWFSAIGTVAYQGVEPADMKAGLAEINGGPGLVFSGPDRVIATVTFDFDADGRITAIHNVANPDKLRAVAEGVAYDVGAR; from the coding sequence ATGAGCAACCCGCACGACGACGCAGGCCGTCCCGCCCATCCCGGCCAGCAGGTCTTCCTGGAGTACCGGCGGCTGCTGTTCTCCGTCGCGTACCGCCTGCTCGGCACCGCAGCCGACGCCGAGGACGCCGTGCAGGACGCCTGGCTCAAGTGGTCCGCCGCGGACCGTTCGAAGGTGGCCGATCCCAAGGCGTATCTGACCCGGATCGTGTCGAACCTGGCGCTGGAGCGGCTGCGGTCCGCCCGGTACAAGCGGGAGACGTACGTGGGGCCGTGGCTGCCGGAACCCATCCTGACCGGCACCGGCGCCCCCGAGGCCGTCGTCCAGGACACCGAGTCGGCCGCCCTGGGCGCCGAGTCGGTGTCGATGGCCATGCTGGTGGTCCTCGAAACGCTCAGCCCGCTGGAGCGCGCGGTGTTCGTGCTGAAGGAGGTGTTCGCCTTCAGCCACGCCGAGATCGCCGAGGCGGTGGAGCGGTCCGAGCCCGCCGTACGGCAGGCGGCGCACCGCGCCCGTGAGCACGTACGGGCCCGCCGGCCGCGCTTCGAGGCCGGCCGGTCGGCGCAGCGCGCGGCGACGGAACGTTTCTTCGCTGCCGCGACCGGCGGTGACGTCAACGCGCTCCTCGAACTGCTCTCCCCGGACGTCACCCTGTGGACCGACGGCGGCGGCAAGGTCCGCCAGGCCCTGCGCCCGGTGACCGGCGCGGCGACGGTGGCCGCCTGGTTCTCGGCCATCGGCACGGTCGCCTACCAGGGCGTCGAGCCGGCGGACATGAAGGCCGGACTCGCGGAGATCAACGGCGGTCCGGGCCTGGTGTTCAGCGGGCCGGACCGCGTGATCGCCACCGTGACGTTCGACTTCGACGCGGACGGGCGCATCACCGCGATCCACAACGTGGCCAACCCGGACAAGCTGCGGGCGGTCGCGGAGGGGGTCGCGTACGACGTCGGGGCGCGGTAG
- a CDS encoding ABATE domain-containing protein, with protein sequence MGLILRSTTGVAYRFDPGALCLELLTTGGPGPYERYEVLHEPADVAAWAERSRLTPTPEPAVSAVEVAALRMLRDALFRVVVAHTRGEPHPPGDLAVINETAARPALAPAIAPDGSRRWAGAPSGTALAATVARDAVELLTGPHAHRIRTCAAEDCHLIYVDTSRPGRRRWCSMEHCGNRHKVRALRARHSEEG encoded by the coding sequence ATGGGTCTGATCCTGCGCTCCACCACCGGCGTCGCCTACCGGTTCGATCCCGGCGCCCTGTGCCTGGAGCTGCTGACCACCGGCGGCCCCGGGCCCTACGAGCGGTACGAGGTCCTGCACGAGCCCGCCGACGTGGCCGCCTGGGCGGAACGCTCCCGGCTGACCCCGACCCCCGAACCGGCCGTCTCCGCCGTGGAGGTCGCGGCGCTACGGATGCTGCGCGACGCGCTGTTCCGCGTGGTCGTCGCCCACACGCGCGGCGAACCGCACCCGCCCGGCGACCTGGCGGTCATCAACGAGACCGCCGCCCGCCCCGCCCTGGCACCCGCCATCGCCCCGGACGGCAGCCGCCGCTGGGCCGGCGCACCCAGCGGCACGGCGCTGGCCGCCACCGTCGCCCGCGACGCCGTCGAGCTGCTGACCGGCCCCCACGCGCACCGCATCCGCACCTGCGCCGCCGAGGACTGCCACCTCATCTACGTGGACACCTCGCGCCCCGGCCGCCGCCGCTGGTGCTCGATGGAGCACTGCGGCAACCGTCACAAGGTCAGGGCGCTGCGCGCCCGCCACTCCGAGGAAGGATGA
- a CDS encoding VOC family protein — MELTVQLTIDCADPQRMVAFWAGALGYVPEPAPDGHATWRAYWEDMGVPAEELPPGAGDIPESIVDPTGRGPRVWFQRVPEPKAAKNRWHFDLKVGGGRAVPLEVRKERVDATVRQLVGAGATVARIREEPDMEFYAAALLDPEGNEFDVV, encoded by the coding sequence ATGGAACTGACAGTGCAGCTGACGATCGACTGTGCCGATCCGCAGCGGATGGTGGCCTTCTGGGCCGGGGCCCTGGGGTACGTGCCCGAGCCGGCGCCCGACGGGCACGCCACATGGCGCGCCTACTGGGAGGACATGGGGGTGCCGGCCGAGGAACTGCCGCCGGGAGCGGGTGACATACCGGAGTCGATCGTCGATCCCACGGGGCGCGGGCCGAGGGTGTGGTTCCAGCGCGTGCCGGAGCCCAAGGCCGCCAAGAACCGGTGGCACTTCGACCTCAAGGTCGGCGGGGGCCGTGCCGTGCCCCTGGAGGTGCGCAAGGAGCGGGTCGACGCCACGGTGCGACAGCTGGTCGGGGCCGGTGCCACGGTGGCGCGGATCCGGGAGGAGCCGGACATGGAGTTCTACGCCGCCGCCCTGCTGGACCCCGAGGGCAACGAGTTCGACGTGGTGTGA